One genomic segment of uncultured Umboniibacter sp. includes these proteins:
- a CDS encoding glycosyltransferase family 2 protein, whose translation MNPKVTVVTVSYNCLADLQHTVENVTRQTYADVEYIVVDGASSDGTKEYLESQSGGMIHQWVSEPDKGIYFAMNKAITMASGDWVIFMNAGDEFHSDDAIAMAFGDATDLSNIDFVFGDRYKIEPSGSSTYEKAGPIEDTLLREVVFHQALFTRLSLLKDRPYNTYLKLAADFEYVVRSFSEGKRFLHVPLPICNFMAGGRSRQQHIRAMIEALKVVTDHQSQASKWRESDIFKHFVANHLEYVTSSFLQDYMVNTPTHRKLWLSYDENERLQFNSEPKDNFIESYFNRVFTPLSHPKTGFKAQPVKVELKYAQPKISVVTVVFNDPQGLSKTINSVAAQSYPNIEYLVIDGGSTDETIQVLENNQRFVDVSVSERDNGIYDAMNKAIRLASGDFVIFMNAGDTFSSTKVVEYVFDNAKLDNDVIYGDRNYVSSKGDITHQPAQPISTVFKRMPYCHQSVFVKLKTLQRFMFNETYKFAADYNQVVEMYVAGCNFQYLPITVSNFAEGGRSESGIRPYLETIKIQYDHGGVEFKPEDSVYLQGLVNNISDLAK comes from the coding sequence ATGAATCCCAAAGTTACTGTAGTAACCGTATCTTATAATTGCCTAGCTGATCTGCAACATACTGTAGAAAATGTTACCAGGCAGACCTACGCTGATGTTGAATATATCGTCGTTGATGGCGCCTCGTCAGACGGAACAAAAGAGTACTTGGAATCCCAAAGTGGAGGTATGATCCACCAATGGGTCTCGGAGCCTGATAAAGGCATCTATTTCGCTATGAACAAAGCTATCACAATGGCATCTGGAGACTGGGTGATCTTCATGAACGCCGGCGATGAATTTCATAGTGATGATGCCATAGCGATGGCGTTTGGTGATGCGACGGATCTCTCAAATATCGATTTCGTATTTGGTGATCGCTATAAAATTGAGCCTTCGGGCAGTTCAACCTACGAGAAAGCGGGCCCAATTGAAGATACTCTGCTTCGTGAAGTTGTTTTTCATCAGGCACTGTTCACTAGGTTATCGTTGCTAAAAGACAGGCCATACAATACCTATTTGAAACTTGCTGCAGACTTTGAATATGTAGTGCGTTCCTTCTCTGAAGGTAAACGATTTCTCCACGTCCCTTTACCAATCTGCAATTTCATGGCTGGTGGCCGAAGCCGGCAGCAGCATATTCGAGCAATGATCGAAGCGTTAAAGGTAGTGACGGATCATCAGTCCCAGGCTTCCAAATGGCGTGAAAGTGATATTTTTAAGCACTTTGTCGCTAATCATCTTGAGTACGTGACCTCTAGCTTTTTACAGGATTATATGGTTAATACACCTACCCATAGGAAGCTTTGGTTAAGTTATGATGAGAATGAACGCCTCCAATTCAATAGTGAGCCAAAAGACAACTTTATTGAGAGCTATTTTAATCGAGTCTTTACACCTTTAAGTCACCCGAAAACTGGCTTTAAAGCACAACCGGTGAAAGTTGAGCTTAAATATGCCCAGCCCAAAATAAGTGTTGTAACGGTTGTGTTTAATGACCCTCAGGGATTGTCGAAGACTATAAATAGTGTTGCTGCACAATCCTATCCCAATATTGAGTATTTGGTGATTGACGGCGGGTCAACCGACGAAACGATTCAAGTGCTGGAGAATAATCAGCGCTTTGTTGATGTAAGTGTTTCGGAACGAGACAACGGCATCTACGATGCAATGAATAAGGCAATCCGACTAGCAAGTGGGGATTTTGTTATCTTTATGAATGCGGGCGATACCTTCTCAAGTACTAAGGTGGTTGAGTACGTATTCGACAATGCGAAACTAGATAATGACGTGATTTATGGTGATAGAAACTACGTCTCCTCCAAGGGTGATATTACTCATCAACCCGCGCAACCAATATCAACCGTCTTTAAGCGAATGCCTTATTGCCACCAGTCGGTATTCGTGAAGTTGAAGACACTCCAGCGATTCATGTTTAACGAAACTTATAAGTTCGCTGCCGATTATAACCAGGTTGTGGAAATGTACGTGGCGGGGTGTAACTTTCAGTACCTTCCCATTACGGTTAGCAACTTTGCAGAGGGGGGACGAAGTGAGTCGGGGATTAGACCGTACCTTGAAACTATTAAGATTCAATATGATCATGGTGGAGTGGAATTTAAGCCTGAAGATAGTGTCTACCTGCAAGGTTTGGTAAATAATATTTCTGATTTGGCAAAGTAG
- a CDS encoding sulfotransferase domain-containing protein encodes MNKLTIEISSYPKSGNTWVRHIFREVLRGTNASRIELATALHQRGAQQIKSLEPIEISSLGLSLRLYKSHICDHPELNPNRVLYAYRHPLDVLFSALNFHATQALMLGKKVDLSVFRDARPKMVEQMLSDGDISYYFDRFLADAGASLFPRSLTGVDTYFDHVGAALDNPKVVGVKYEDMCSDVAGAIEPAICEVLGLSQLGATINYNYINKNTKGSDRKDFFWKASSGGYVELLSAAQVDRLCTHYQQELKNLGYL; translated from the coding sequence ATGAATAAGTTAACCATAGAAATATCTTCCTATCCTAAGTCCGGAAATACGTGGGTTAGGCATATTTTTCGCGAGGTACTTCGAGGGACAAATGCTTCGAGGATCGAGCTTGCGACTGCCCTACATCAGCGTGGAGCACAACAAATTAAATCGTTAGAGCCAATTGAAATTAGTTCTTTGGGATTAAGTTTGAGGCTCTATAAGTCACACATTTGCGATCATCCAGAGCTAAATCCAAATCGGGTTCTATATGCATACAGGCATCCGTTGGATGTGTTATTTAGCGCCTTGAACTTTCATGCAACTCAGGCATTAATGCTGGGTAAAAAAGTTGATTTGTCGGTCTTTCGTGATGCCCGACCGAAAATGGTTGAGCAAATGTTGAGTGATGGGGATATTTCCTACTACTTTGACCGCTTTTTAGCGGATGCTGGTGCCTCGCTATTTCCAAGATCATTGACCGGAGTTGATACTTATTTTGATCATGTTGGCGCTGCCTTAGATAACCCCAAGGTAGTTGGCGTTAAGTATGAAGACATGTGTAGCGACGTAGCGGGAGCCATTGAGCCTGCCATTTGCGAAGTTCTAGGTCTTTCTCAGTTAGGTGCTACGATAAATTATAACTATATTAATAAGAATACGAAGGGTAGTGATAGGAAGGACTTTTTTTGGAAGGCTTCTAGCGGCGGTTACGTTGAACTACTCTCTGCGGCGCAGGTTGATCGTTTATGTACGCACTATCAGCAAGAGTTAAAGAATTTAGGTTACCTCTAA